In Neochlamydia sp. AcF84, the genomic stretch AGGTGTCATTCCAGGCGGTATGAGAACAAACATAAATGGTAGGAGTCTCAGGAATGTTTTCTAGACCATAATAATTTACTTGGAAATGCAAACGTGAAAGAATCATTCCAATAAAGCGCGCTAAGTAATCGAAGTACTGATAGCCAATTAGCACTGTAATAAATAAGGTAATGGTTCCAATGATGCTAAAGCTTTTATCAGGACTATATTTTAACATTTCTTCTGTCAAATATAACATAATTGAAGCACACAGCACGCCTATATAACTTAAAAAGTTGGTGGCCGCCACAATTTGTCCTCTATTTTTCTTAGGGCTGGCAACTTGCACATAGGAATCTAAAGGTATTTCATATATTCCTCCAAAAAAACCTACTAGGATCACTAGACCCATAACCATCACTAGATTGTGAGAAAACAAGTCAATCATAAAACAACAAATAGCTACTCCCAAGGCTGCAATAGGAACTAGCCCTAATTCCACCATTTTACCCGATATCTTTCCAGCCACTACTGATCCCGTTCCAATTCCTAAAGCTGTTAATAGGAATAGATAGCCGCCTTGAATATCAGTCAGATGGAGAGATTGGGTGGCAAAGGGGATCATGTTAAGTTGAACAAAAGCACCTAAGAATAGAAAAAAAGCCGAGCCGCATACTGCCATTAATAAGGAAGGATGCAAACTAGCAAGCTTTAAGTTGCTATAAATGTCATATAGGAATCGAGCATCGTATTTCTTCAAAGAGCCTGCTGGAGGAGTATACTCAATACAAAAGCTTGAAATCACCCCTACTAAAGCAATAACCGTGCAAAATATAGCCGCTACAATGAAATTTCTTCCCGTGATATCTACTAGGAAAGAGGCAAAAAACGTACCCGATATAATAGCCAAAAAAGTAAAAGAGGCCATCAACCCATTGGATTTAGAAATCTTATCATGCGGCACTAATTCTGGTAAAATTCCATATTTGGAGGGACCGAATAAAGCAGTTTGAGCAGCCATCAGAAAAAGAATAAGATAAGATCCCCAGCGGCTTTCATACCAAAAAGCTAAGATACCTAGCGTCATAACCATTAATTCTAAAATTTTAGTGAAAGCGATAATATTTCTTTTACTACAGCGATCAGCTAATACGCCTGAAAAGGCAGAAAATAGCAGAAAGGGCAGTACAAATATAGCTCCTGTTAAAGCTAAAATTTTATGTCCATTTTCAATCCCTTCTTGATCAATTAAGAAGTAAACAATCAATAGCTTATAGATATTATCATTAAGCGCCCCCAAAAATTGAGTGACATTTAAATAGGTAAATGAAGAATATTTGCGAATAAGAGAAGTTAACATATTAAACTTATATATTATTTAACAATTTTTACAGTATGGGCAGTGAACTCTTAAGACTCAAGCAAAAAAATAGGATTGGTATTATATAAGGGATGAGAGGAAAAAGTTTCTAGATTTAGACTTTAAAGGCGAAAATCCTTTAGGCGAGCTACCAACCTTATAGGGTACGCGGTGCGAAAAGATTCCTTTTGATCTTAGGCTCCCTTAAGGCTCAAAGCTCAAGAGAAAAAACACAATAGATTTGCAGCCATAAAGCTTGAAGATAAAGTA encodes the following:
- a CDS encoding MFS transporter codes for the protein MLTSLIRKYSSFTYLNVTQFLGALNDNIYKLLIVYFLIDQEGIENGHKILALTGAIFVLPFLLFSAFSGVLADRCSKRNIIAFTKILELMVMTLGILAFWYESRWGSYLILFLMAAQTALFGPSKYGILPELVPHDKISKSNGLMASFTFLAIISGTFFASFLVDITGRNFIVAAIFCTVIALVGVISSFCIEYTPPAGSLKKYDARFLYDIYSNLKLASLHPSLLMAVCGSAFFLFLGAFVQLNMIPFATQSLHLTDIQGGYLFLLTALGIGTGSVVAGKISGKMVELGLVPIAALGVAICCFMIDLFSHNLVMVMGLVILVGFFGGIYEIPLDSYVQVASPKKNRGQIVAATNFLSYIGVLCASIMLYLTEEMLKYSPDKSFSIIGTITLFITVLIGYQYFDYLARFIGMILSRLHFQVNYYGLENIPETPTIYVCSHTAWNDTLLMLGAQRRRLRFFIEQEQGHSSKFMRRLYRLLRVVFIPDIEPLERNTACLMAIKKTLDKGISVCIFVENEAIEEEIEKLKHSYSFRKILDETYYSIVPVIISKGMKDKKARWFVWLMEKFRVPASIAFNTIIPGEQPIPDDFEDELCLVTD